accatcgctcggccTCCGTCGTGGTTGCTCGActaggtgagcgaggagagGCTGAAATTGTTACTCGGGCAAGAAGCGACAGGAAGAATAggaagaataggaggcgagagcaaaggaggaggagaaagaatgGGGGTCGAAGGtagagagagtgaagacaagGAGGGCGAGGGAAATAAGAAGGGCgtagatggagatggtggattggggTCTGCAGCTCTACTTAGGGAGTGACTGTAGTGGGTCCTTTTGAAGGGGGAAactggaggcggaggcggacaATGTCGAACAAATTGGAGGGGGAGTTGTGCTGGTGCTGGAGCCAGTGCCGTTGCTAGTGCTGGTGTTAGTTttgttcttcgaggaagaagatgacaggAAGCCCATGtcatgccttctctctctctcaatttggggatttaggatTCTAACTTGGGGGAAAGACGCCAAACGGCGTCATTCTGTTGTTTAGATGTTGACTGTACTCTCCAGTGAGccacatcaacttcaaaaattaataaaaaagtacaATATCGGATTTTCGGTCAATCAGATTGGcattggcactaaaatgatcgtttttcaaactttttgacacttaagtgatccaaaataaacttttggcaccaaaaatGAGCACCCTACACAACTTCtagcacttctagtgtacttatccccagaATTagctttgttctctttcttccttctctttcttgtcCACCATCCCTTCTACCCTTCGGTTCCCCAAGGAACCCATCACACCAAACGACGATGAGACTTGTCATCTAGAATGACATTTATCAATCAGATTGTCCCTCAAAATGATTGggtttttcttgaatttcattGTCATTGGCGCTCCCCTATCCAAAGTTGGGCCATAATGAACTTGGACATAATGGAACTAGATTTGGCTCCACCCTTGTTGATGGTGTGAGATTTGGCTCAACTAAAGGCCGCAAAACCATACTTGGCTCCTTCATAGAGTCGGTTATGATGGACCTAAATCTAACTTAGAGCTATTGAGCATGGCCTATCAAGCTTCCAGACTTTCCTCTTGGAatcaccaatgctttgagttcttgCTTCTCACATGTGACAACCGAGAACATCAAGCATAACATGTGTTTCTTATAATATTATTCTATTTTAGCATGCGGAAGCGTAAtcaaactttttcaaaaatcccTTTACAAAGAAAGTCATATAagttcttaccaaaaaaaaaagtcatataaGAATAAATAGCATACTTATACTTCTTGAATTTATACCTAATTTTTAAGTTCACAACTTTACTACATTatgagtaaaaataaaaatttatgtagGGGTTGGGGAGACATATCTCCATACTGCACTGTACTTCAAAAGTCTACTTGTACAAATGTCCAAGCTAACGCTAGGAATTGATAATTTCTCCCTCTGTTGCGTCACCACGGTCATCGAGGTCAAAGCCCCTCATTAGACCAACCAACACGCCATCCAAGTTCTGGTACcaagtaataaaataataggaaaTCTACTCCATAAAACCTACGTTTACCCACACAATAGAACTACCCTTTGTATATAATATTCCAAACTCAAGTtcaaacacacttttataaagACCTTTGTAATGCATAGAAACTTCGTAGCGCAAAGGTTGAGGGGTGTTTATTTTACACATATGAAATATAAAGGAATGAGCTAAAGCCCAATAAATGAAGTATTTAACTTTAAGTTAGAAGAATCATCCTTTACCACTTCACGTGGTGCAAGGAACACAAATAGTAACACCTGGTAATAGACGAGAATATGAGTAGACTTTACATTTCCCATTTGTATATACCATAGTGATGCACACAATATTTCTATCTTGACTCCTGCATATATCATACCATGATTCAATATAAAGTAATCAATTTAAACAATATTTGAATCTACATATGGTCATGCATTTTATTCGTTATTACTGTTATCTCCCTAATACTCTTGGGGCATCTCAACTCCGAGACATCCCACACCATCTACCAACGGGGCATCCTAAATCATGGAGTATCTTGACTCCCAAGGCATCTTGAAACAATCCCCAAGACATCCCGACTCACGGAGTATTGTTACACACCACTATTTATACGAAGAAAACACATTAATCTCAAGCAAGCCATAATATATGTGCATTTATAAGCATAACACAttttttaactcaatttaataCGTTGTCAAGTAATCGAATGTTAAATTCTAACTATGAACAACAAATGAGCACATTATGGTCATtaaaatctaaacaatcaaatgGGTTGAGTATGCTCTCGTTGTTGAAGTTTGGATGATCAAATGAGTACATTCTGAGTCTGCACAATCATACATGTGTATTCTGAGTTTGAACAAATGAGTATATTCTGgttattaaattttgaacaattaaaTGAGTACATTTTGAGTCTGAACAATCAGATGGGTACATCCTAAGTCTAAACAAATGAGTATATTCTAGTCATTGAAGACTGAACAATCAAATGGGTACATTAAGACTCAGTTAAAGCtaatagaacaaaagaaaatattcaataaatgaaCAGATTTACAAATAGACAAGTTTATCCAGTTggacaaacaaaaatattttgactCAATAAATTCTAGTAAAACAAGCAAATAGATTCAAACTTAGTAATATCTAGGTAGAACGAATGAACATATTGTGACTCAATAAATTGTGGTAGAACAAGGAACAGATTTAAACTTAGTAAAATATACTCAAACGAATAAACATATTTTGTGACTTAATAAATTCTGGTAATACTAAGGAATGGATTCAAACTTAGTAAAATCTAGTAGAACGAACGAACATATTTTGTGACTTAATAAATTCTGGTAATACTAAGGAATGGATTCAAACTTAGTAAAATCTAGTAGAACGAACGAACATATTTTGACTCAATAAATTCTagtagaacaaaaaaacagatttaGACTTAATAAAATTTAGTAGAATGAACGAATAGATTTTGACTCAATAAATTTTGGTAGAACGAATGAATAAATTCAGACTTAGTAAATTCTGGTAAAACGAACGAATAGATTCTTACTCGATAATTCAAGTAGAAAGAATTAACATGTTCAAACTCAATAATTTAGATAGAACGATTGGATAGATTTTGATTTAGTAAACTCTGATAGAACAAACAAACATGAGTTGGATAGCAGCAACATCGGTTGAGTCTAAAACTCCAAATGACATTTTCACaatcaaattcatgaaatttaaATAGATACAAATGTATATgactgaaaatataaattagatCACCAAGTCTTGATCCATTATTCCTACTTACCAATTATATCTCTCCATAAGCAAATCGATCACACGACTTTTTAAACATGCACATGATCACTGAAGGAATTTAACATCTCAACCAACCACCAAAATAGAAGTGTCAAGTAGAATGAACCAACTTAATGTTTAGAAACTTCACTTACCTCAAGCAAACACGAACAAGCAAGGGTCGTAACCACCTTGTAACTCTCAAACAAGAAAGTTTACTTCTCTAATTCTAAGATTGAAAAGTGTGAATAAAACAAGAAAGTTTATTTTGAggttttgcaaagtgaaaaagGCTTCTACGGCCAAAGTAAAAGAAGTTctattaaaaatttatcaagATAAAATTGATGTCTTCAATGCTAGGTGGAACCATATATGCCAATTACCCCTTTGATGTGGCACAACTACAAAGCATAATCTAGTATGTGGCTAGGACATGCAATAGGGAATGACTCAATTTGGAGGAAATCATGACTTAATCTAGGTGTCAAATTAGTGATAAGGTCTTGTTTTGAAGGAACACATGGTCATGTGAAAAAGAATACAAGGACAAGTGGCATACGAGTGGCTTAACGAGAGAGAGGCTTGTGGACTATTATGGTACTAAACAAAATCCTTATTTCCTTGGCGTCATTAGCGAAATTAATTAACCATTAATACTAATTAACtagattttaaacaaataatacTACCAATAACAACTAAGTCGACATTACTTTAATCAATCCATTCTACTATTAATGCACATTTCGACGTTTATTAAATTGATTCAATACGTTGGATACGGGACAATTACGTTTTCAGAAGATTAGTCTGCACGCTTAGTAAAATTTACGGTTCactaaatttctattttccatccaaattcTAAAGTAAATAACATTTAGCTTAataatctaaatattattgtCGAATAGAGAAATTTCTGAAAAACAAAACTGGAAATTTTGGGTATCACATCATGACAAGGACATTTCAAACAAATCCACCTCGTTGTTTGCACAATTCGCACGGACAtgctcctctttctttctttttttctcattttctttttattttttcatttactttttttcatcttttttatttttttctaatctttttaaattataaagttttttttttctcaatgtgGCATGtgtctaaaaaaaatgataaaggaaTCATATCAACATTTTCCATTACCAAATTTGATGTAGCCCAAGGTCAGCTACTTAAACAATAGGATGGGAAGAGTGACTTACatacatgaaaaattaataaaaaaaataaagtagaaattGCAGTTCTACGTAGCTCGGAAAATGGGCAtaactttgtcaattcaaatcaaaatgacttgattctaAAGCCAAAAGGATGGAAACTCTTGGATCTACAACTCTTATGTTTTCAGTTTTCTCATAAAAGCACTGTAGTCTTGTCGATTTTCGAAGGAAGTGAAAGAAACAATATCggacaaaatgaagaaaatgataggAACTTCAATGGTTattcttctaggcctccaagaaAGTTGAAATAACATCAATTCTTCGAAATTAATGGCTGTAGCTCTTTATGGGTGCGGGCTTTAAAAGCTCTGGCCCTTCAAGGACACTCCTTTAGGTTTTCGAGTGCTACACTAAgtatattttcattaatcaaatttgaTGTGTGTTTTAAAGAGACTCAATGAccttttatagaaaaataaaagaagagcaAGGACTAAGGTCAAGTCTAGAAACTAGAAGctattaaaattaaaacaatatTTCCAATGTTTCTACTTGTCCCAAAGTGCCTTGATACAAGCTTTAATGTATGTCATGATAAATTCAAAAATGAGGCCTTATCGATAGGGACTTTTCGATCACAATGTTGTTGATCTTGAATGCATGCCGATCTTCTTGGTTGAGAAAGCTAGTCTTGGATATAGGTTGCATCAAAATTGGACTAAATGTACAATAGACTCGACTGCACTTTCACAATTTGGGATTCCTAATGCTCTTATCCCTTGTTAGTTTAACTTTCAAGGGCATGTATGGAGCCACAACTAAAGTGAAAATAACAGTAACCTAAATCTTAaacaccaaacacatttttgaaTGTTCTCAATTTTGGATATAAATAGATAAATGGACGGATTGGTCTTAGTAATAGACCTAAATGACTTAGCCAAACACATCCGTATTTTAAGAATCACTAAAATTCTATATGAAATTCATCAAGTCGGAtgaatcatataaaaaaaatcatatttggacCTAAACAATATTGCTTTAGcctcatcattcatattttAGTCATGTTAGCACcacataagaaaaggaaaataaaaaaaaagtcaaattagcATTTTTTGTTAGTCAAATTAGACAGAATTAACtgaatgacttgattgcacaaatttaataagttttaaaacgtAATTGTacattttgtaagttttaaaattcaattatactttcataacaaattttaaaatttgtaatacactcatcttttttttttctctctcagaGCAATTATGCCAAGAAGGCCTAGCCGGCTACATCTCGTTGATCGAGTTTAACAAGTGAGTCTTATGTTATTCAATTGTAGCAATCAATTTGTTTCCAAAAAATGTATGACGTCCTGATTCTTTTATTAATGCAATCATACCataaaattttatccaaaactaataaCTTAAAACGAAcccacaaaaatttaaaaaagatgtACCGGTACTCGAaaaataacttaaaataatataataacttctgattaaaatattaaaaacttccacattcaataaaaaaataaaagaaaaaagaacccaaaaaatttaaaaaagatgcACCAGaacttaaaaaataacttaaaatttatGTTAACATTAATAacttctggaaaaaaaaaaaaaaaattaaattataggGTAAAAGGTACTTCCACATTATAAAATACCAATTTCAGAGGATTAAAAACAAGTCAAATACgaaagactaaaaaaaaaaaatcaatatcgaaatgtaaaaataaaaaataaaaaaacaaaataagaaagaaagaaagaaagaaaagattaatGGTACGACGACTGCATCATGGTACGGCGACAATTTCCTTTTCAACCgtgtccttctctctctctctgcaactcctctctctctctctcgcgcttGCGGAAATGGAGGCAATGGAGATTCACAGGAGCAACCGCGACGAACAGTGGtagcccccccaaaaaaaaggcaGATTCCCGAAGTGAGGAGGGAGAGATGGAATCCTTCTCCTAGGGTTCCTCCACCTTCCTCCTGAATGCTCCCccttccccctcccctccctcttAAAGCCCTAGAAATTCCCCACTAACCtccccttccttccttccttccttctcgCTCGACCCCGATGGCCGCCGATCGCGCGGAGTCCTCCGCCCTCATCGCTCCCACGCCGCTGCGCGAGCCgagcgaggtcgacctcgaggCCGGCCCCGGGGAGCAGATTCAGTGCCGGATTTGCCTCGAGACCGACGGTAAATTTGCTTCCCTGGACCGCGTGCCGTGCCGTGCCGCCTGTGTAGGTTTTTGGGGGTCGCGGTCGTTGGGTCGGTGGTGCTTCTGGGTTTGGGGAATTGGTGGTTGATTAGGTCTGCCCGGGGGTCAATTCGGGGGAAATGAGGTTGTTCTGGAGCATCGTGGGTGGGTGGTTTCGCGAGCGAGTGGGAGTCGCGTctgaaattggccggaaagatCGTGCTTACCTAGTTGACTGTTGGGTTGTTCAACGACTGATCATTCAAGAATTCAATCACTTGCTGCGTGATTGAATTGTTGAATGAGGGATCTTTTGCTAATTAGCTTGGCCTCGGTTCAGTTGTCCTTTCGGTTTAGGTTCGAGAGTTCCGAATTGGGTGATTAGAAGGAGATGGCGTGTGTTTTGCAATCTCCCGTCAGTTGCATCGTTTGaagtttgttcttttctgcAGGCAGAGATTTTATTGCTCCTTGCAAGTGTAAAGGGACGTCGAAATATGTTCACCGTGAATGTTTGGATCACTGGCGAGCAGTTCGGGTATGATCAAAATGACATCTTCCGTCTAATTCCATTTACTACATATTATACCATGATGCTGTTGAGATTCTGACATGTGTGCCGGAGGGACAAACTGATTGAGATATGGtgtttcacttttgtttttttatttgttgataCCTGGCACTTAATACTACTAAGAGTTTCCGCATAATGTGCTTGCAGTTTTTCTTGTGAAGACATGATTAGTGTAGGCTATTGGCTTTTAGTCTTTTCGCCTGTTTTTCTTTGAAACCAAAAGTTCATACTCTTAAAGGTGACTCTTTTGAAGGCCCGTTGTCTTTATTGAAACGGTAATGGGATCACTTGCTTAATCAAATCCTACTTTTCATAATCTTTTGTagtttatttttgtgtttttgtgcTGAAATGTATGAccttttagtttttgtttatttgtcCCCTGGTTCTTTTGGTTAGTTTCAAATGTTATTCAGATCATCTTAGGCTTTATTTTCTCCCTTGAGATAACTAATCACAAAGAAGGTTGAAAGTTGGGACATTGGCTTTAGTGGAAAATAGTTCAAAGAGCATGTTcaaagattttaaatttgaaattaaaaagtcCAGTGGGGTGACAGTGGTCTGCTGTTCTGTGACCCAGGATTTGGAGTTTACATTTTAGATACTGACACTTgtattttgtatgtgaaaacctcaaaaagatattgctttttttttctacttttctttccaagtCATTTATTCTTCTTCACAACTGTATCTCTAtattctgttcaaaaaaaaagaaaaaaaagaactgttCTCCTCACCTGCCCTGCTTTGATTTATTTCATCGTCAGATTGTTTCTCCTGTTTCTGCTTTGTCTGAAAACAACCAGGTGAGcatggttttctctttttctgatGTTTTTTGGTTGATCAGCATCCCTTCTTTTGCTTTCTCATCTTCcattgttccttttctttctttgctgttaatccttttctctttccctggATTTGCTCCATTTTGGCTTTGTCATGGCTTATCATCTCTTCTTTGCTGTCCTTTATGcctcattttctcaattattaGCTAGATGATGATTTTTATGAGCACTTATGCAGTGAAAAATGCCTGGCTGTTTCTCAAGCAAAcaagttttcaatttttcaactATTTTCGGCATATATCTTCATGTGAATTTAATTGAAACTTCATGCTTTTCCCTTCAAGTTCTTATTGCAAGTGCTGATATCCAAATGTATTTTTCAAGAGGAAGAATCTCAATATTGTTTCTGAAATGTAACATCTTCACGAAATTATAGAAGCTGAACAGGAAAGGGGCTGAGCTGACTGATTAGAGCCTTTTTCTAAAGGCTAAAAATTCGAATCATTGCTATTTGACTTGGACCTATTAGGAAAAAAGTTGAGGCATTTCAAATTGTTTGTTGACAGAGACAAAGTCAGGGAAAATAGCCTCTGAATTATCTCAATATTGGACAAGGGACATGTAATAAAGCTAGTGCGAAGCATGCTGCCTTcatttatgtatattttaattatgtgtCTCTTTATTGCTGCATGAGCATAATGTGCATACTGCATAGCTTGCTGCCTGGCCACTTCTTGTGTCCtacttataatttcttttaatatgtcACTCTATTTCTGCAGGAAGGGTTTGCATTTGCTCATTGCACCACTTGCAAGGCCCCCTATCATTTGAGAGTTCATGTTGTAGCTGATCGAAAGTGGCGGACTTTGAAATTTCGGTTCTTTGTTACTAGAGacatcatatttatttttctggctGTCCAGCTTGTAGGTCATTGATCTTTTTCTCCATTATGCAATTTTATGTTGTTGGATCTTTAAGTTTACTCATTCCCCTCTAATATCTTACAGGTGATCACTTCTCTAGCATACTTGGTGTATTTGATGGATGGCTACCAGCAGTTCTGGCTTCGGCATGCATGGGGTTTTGATACTGGAGTGAGCTTCTACTACATTTGTGGTAATTTCTTATAAGTCTTCACCTTAAATTTGTGCATTGTGTTTGTACGCTTGTACATCTTCAGGATAATGTTAATAGCCATTTAACTCATTATCGGTTCTGCAAAATTTTATGGGTTGGGTTCTGGCTGTATGTTTTTTGGTGTATTCCTTCTTTGATCTTATGAATGGTTGAAGAAAAAGTGTAGATCAAGGAAACTGTGATGGAGAGAATCATGATGAAGCTTCTGCTTTTGATCAAGATGATTCTGGCTCAGTTTAATGCTGTACTTAGCAGAGCAAGGTTTGTGTAGTGTTTCTccacagagaaacagagagagagtgggggttTTCTTTTGGGGGCAGGAGTTGGAAGGAGATGCTGCGAATCCAATTTAAAAAGAGGGAGCTGCTGTCACCTAAGTGCTTTGCACCCCCAATTGATTTAGTTGGAAGCCATTACTTCTGGACCTGTTAGATTGTAAGAATGGATAACCCCTTCTATGTTTCTAATCTTTTTACTTGATGCAGGAGCATTATTATTCTTTGCTTTGCTGGGGTTGTCTGGGTGCTTCATCACTTGCTACGACCGGAGAGTGCGAAATGATTTGGCTCAGCCTTGTCGAGAACTCTGTCTATGTTGCTGTCATCCTGGGTATAGTTTTACAGATtatttctttcactttttaGTGCAGAATATCTTGAAGCTTCTTTTTGAAGTAAATCTTAGCCTGTTGATGTTATTTTCATTGCTGAGTGCCGTAGTTGCTAATACAGGATCCGAGTGGATCATCTCATGGATAGTCTAATCTTAAAGATAGATTTTCCTAGTAAAATTGGTAGTTCCATGCAAAGTTAATCTATGGATTAGAAGAAAATGACAGAGGAGcgaaagaggaaggaagagcCATGTTAATTAAGTGCTCAAATTATGTGTTTTATA
Above is a window of Eucalyptus grandis isolate ANBG69807.140 chromosome 9, ASM1654582v1, whole genome shotgun sequence DNA encoding:
- the LOC104418215 gene encoding uncharacterized protein LOC104418215, with translation MAADRAESSALIAPTPLREPSEVDLEAGPGEQIQCRICLETDGRDFIAPCKCKGTSKYVHRECLDHWRAVREGFAFAHCTTCKAPYHLRVHVVADRKWRTLKFRFFVTRDIIFIFLAVQLVITSLAYLVYLMDGYQQFWLRHAWGFDTGVSFYYICGALLFFALLGLSGCFITCYDRRVRNDLAQPCRELCLCCCHPGICADCHLPGTLCMWTDCTTCFESCASSAAECGCLGGAGEAGLPLLFIMALVILGLFTVIGIFYSVLVATMVGQRIWQRHYHILAKRMLTKEYVVEDVDGEMTGSDWSPPPLPPEHVQQLKTLGLL